One window from the genome of Hydractinia symbiolongicarpus strain clone_291-10 chromosome 1, HSymV2.1, whole genome shotgun sequence encodes:
- the LOC130630332 gene encoding uncharacterized protein K02A2.6-like: MLMPHLQLVHNGTQLDWSKNGVGFWLLQKHCLCEGKSLFCCRSGWKVVLVGSRFTHPAESRYAPIEGEALAVAHALDKCRHFVLGCKDLIIAVDHKPLLGLFTNRSLEDIPNNRLRNLKERTLRYRFTMQHIPGLKNRVPDALPRHPSGDPSPEQLVLPDDISFIAASSALNSLKSTTWEDVRQATTANVEMRDLVHTIESGLPEHQTEWPQKLQVYHQYRDQLSTVDGVALYKDRVIIPPCLRPNILSSLHAAHHGVTSMNLRAESSIFWPGLSADIVKLRQGCQSCDRIAPSQPSAPPKPLQYPDYPFQQICGDFFHYAGHNYLVCIDRYSNWPIVEEARNGAKGLIDCLRRTFVTYGIPDEFSSDGGPELCASSTSTFLRNWGVHHRISSVAYPHSNCRAEVGVKTVKRMLTDNVCSDGNLDTDAFQKAMLQYRNTPNQTTKLSPAICLFGRPIKDFVPILPGKYLPHPTWVSVLEDREKALRRRHMAIAERLSLYSKQLNPLCVGDQVRIQNQTGLHPLRWDKTGSIIEVRPHDQYVVRIDGSRQVTLRNRKFLRKFTPVRPNLPLD, from the exons ATGCTAATGCCTCACCTTCAATTGGTGCATAACGGGACTCAGCTGG ACTGGTCAAAGAACGGAGTTGGTTTTTGGCTGCTCCAAAAACATTGCCTATGTGAAGGGAAATCTCTCTTCTGTTGTCGTAGTGGTTGGAAGGTTGTGTTAGTTGGCAGTCGGTTCACTCACCCAGCTGAGTCCCGTTATGCACCAATTGAAGGTGAGGCATTAGCCGTTGCACATGCGTTGGACAAGTGTCGACATTTTGTTTTGGGTTGCAAGGACCTAATCATTGCAGTCGATCATAAGCCGTTGCTCGGACTCTTTACAAACAGATCCCTGGAAGACATACCTAACAACCGATTGCGGAATCTTAAAGAACGCACACTGAGGTATCGTTTCACCATGCAACATATTCCTGGCCTGAAGAATCGAGTTCCAGATGCTCTGCCGCGCCATCCATCTGGCGACCCGTCTCCGGAACAACTGGTATTACCTGACGACATTTCGTTTATAGCTGCTTCATCGGCATTGAATTCCCTTAAATCCACAACCTGGGAGGATGTTCGTCAAGCAACTACAGCCAACGTCGAAATGCGAGATCTAGTTCATACCATTGAGTCTGGCTTACCTGAACACCAGACGGAGTGGCCCCAGAAATTGCAGGTATATCATCAATATCGCGATCAATTGTCCACTGTTGATGGAGTCGCACTTTACAAGGACAGGGTCATCATACCTCCATGCCTACGGCCTAACATACTATCCAGCCTTCATGCCGCACACCATGGTGTCACATCGATGAACTTGAGGGCCGAATCTTCCATCTTCTGGCCAGGTCTATCTGCAGATATCGTAAAGTTACGTCAGGGATGTCAAAGCTGCGACCGTATTGCTCCATCGCAACCATCAGCTCCGCCGAAGCCTCTGCAATATCCTGATTATCCGTTTCAGCAAATCTGTGGCGACTTCTTTCATTATGCCGGCCACAACTATCTTGTCTGCATTGATCGATACTCCAATTGGCCGATTGTTGAGGAGGCTAGAAATGGTGCGAAAGGATTAATCGACTGCCTCCGCCGAACATTTGTAACCTATGGTATACCGGACGAATTCTCCTCAGACGGTGGACCTGAGCTGTGTGCATCCTCCACGTCCACTTTCCTGCGTAACTGGGGTGTCCACCACCGAATATCATCAGTTGCGTATCCACACAGCAATTGTCGAGCTGAAGTTGGTGTGAAAACAGTAAAACGTATGCTAACGGATAATGTTTGTTCTGATGGGAACCTTGACACAGACGCATTTCAAAAAGCCATGCTACAATATAGAAACACGCCAAATCAAACCACCAAGTTATCACCTGCAATATGTTTGTTTGGACGACCCATCAAGGATTTCGTACCCATCTTGCCAGGTAAATACCTCCCCCACCCTACGTGGGTGAGTGTCCTTGAAGATCGCGAAAAGGCACTAAGGCGTCGTCATATGGCCATCGCTGAGAGACTGTCTCTGTATTCTAAGCAGTTGAACCCACTTTGTGTGGGAGATCAGGTGCGAATCCAAAATCAGACTGGTCTCCATCCTCTTCGATGGGACAAAACCGGCTCGATTATCGAAGTTCGCCCGCATGACCAATATGTGGTTCGAATTGATGGATCAAGACAGGTGACACTACGTAACCGTAAATTCCTTCGGAAATTCACACCTGTTCGGCCaaacttaccattggactaa